The sequence TATTTAGGAGCTTcggattttatttgaaagatataAAGAATAACGAAGCTTGAATTTtgagtttattaattatttgatcgtgtGATGAAATTTTTGGAATGATAAATACAATTGTGTACTATACAGCAGAGGATAATGTACATTGAACTTGTACAGATTGAAAGCAGTCGAAGAATTATGGTTGAAACTTACATCtagaatttaatttataataaattcagAGATTTCAAGATATATCATGACTTGAGCAGTTAGTAATGATGTTAATAATTCATAAAGATCGAAAACTTTGATAAATGAAATTGATGGATTTTTTCGAATTGGGTTGTGTTGGAGGTTGAAGTTTTAGATCATGGTAAGCTTATAAATCAAGTTACAGACAATTTGATCGAGAAATTATaatcgaaaaaaataaaataaacttgagTTATGGTGTATGTCTGCCGAGCTAGAAACGAGCCTACTTAACGAGCCTGAAAGCGAGCTCGCTAACGAGCCTGCTTAAAGAGTCTGAAAACGAGTTTTCTTAACGAGCTCGCTAATGAGCCCGAAAACGAACTTACTACGAGCTCTCTAACAAGCATGTTTAACAAGCCTAAAAACGAGCCGAACTCGACTCAGACTCGTTTAATATGataacgagccgagcccgagccgagctcgagctttTATGTATACTTAACGAGGCGATTCCGAGCCTTATGATAAAAGTTCGGACCGAGCTCGAACCCTTATTTTTGTCAAATGAACCGAGCCCAAGCCTGCTATTGTTCAGCTCGACTGACCTCATTTACGTCCCTAAATAACGATAATGAGgccaatttattattattattattattattattattattattattatttttaggaggATAATCATGCCCAATTAGGAGCTGGCATTAATAAATATTCTCAGAATCATTTATGTTCTTGCTTCCGACCTGCAAGAGTTGACTATGTGAAGTTTAGAACTAgctataatttatatatatatatgtgtgtgtgtttttttcaCATATTTATTGAAGACATTTTTGCGGATCTATATTTATATTGAATCGACTCGATTCATatattcaattaaaaataacatCATGAATATTCTGATCGAGTTaaatatttgtctcataaaattgactCGATCGTGATAAGATCTCATATAAATTTTTGTTATAAATTACATTCTAAATACGTGTTCATATAAGCGTACGTATGATTGTGCGTTAACACAAAAATATGGTCTAGATGCTAGCAAGTAGCAACGTTTGCTCTGATTTACTGGAACATATATGGGACGAGCTTTTTACTTTTGTTTTGAATATAGACTATGAAGTTTATAGTTGAtgaagataaatatatatacaaaaaatatGGGTGAAGCCAATAATAATTCATATTTAGtagataataataaaaatatacatatactgATTAACTGATATAGATATGTGTATAAGCGTAACATTAAGAATTATCTATTAATTAGAACGACACACAACCGTGattattagaaaaataaaaataaaaaagagacgaaaagtttttttaaaaaaaaaaagagagagaggaAGAAATGTGCAATTTAATGTCAATGTTTTTCAAGATGGTAGAAATTTATCAATAATCCTGATATGAATGCACTCTGAATCTCATCAATGATTGCAGACAGCAGTTCTGAGACTAATCGATCGAAATTCTTTAATTTTTACCATGATTGGATTCCATACCTTGGGAAAATTAGTTATAATTGTAGAAttctagtaaaaaaaaaaaaattatgtgagaagttaaacatttttttttgacaaaagaGAAGTTAAAAATTAGGAgcgttattatatatatagatggaTAAAAATACATCCATAAAAATAAAGGATAACATAGAGATTTAATAATTATCATTTTTAAATTAAAGAAATATGTAGAATATTTTCTATTGACTATTAATTGGTTGACCTATTATGTTTGACCCAATTCATGAATAATGTTGTTCATGCACTATTCATGTATTATATGGTTCATGCACTCAAGTTTATATCTCAATATTATTAGTCACTATTCATGTATTATATGGTTCATGCACTCAAGTTTATATCTCAATATTATTAGTCGACGACTCGCGATCGATCGTGAGCATTGctatattaattttaaacacaaaattaaattccaataatgtcttacaaataaattttatgatatgaatcttttaattaaataattcataaaaaatattaattttatatcaaaaatataattttttttatcataagtAGAAGCAATATTAATTCGAGAAACATAttcaagaaaaatgaaaaatcaCCGTGACAACAAAAATGATTCGTCTATATTACTCACAGTCTCAcacttataaaataataataatattatatatataatatcattaaaaaaaGATTGGGATGTTTTTAAgagatttaatttaatttaattatcatttttaaaattacaaatataTCACCCAGATTTTCCCGTCACCCCATCAATTAGCAAATCTAACGTGCGCCACGAAGAACCGCCTTCTTTCATGGAGACATGCGCGGCTCCTCCCCATTCCGCCACCCTCTTTCTCACCTCCTCCGCCACCTTCCCGCCGCCCATCAGCTCCCTCACCTTCATCTCCACCTCCTCCGCCGCCACATGACCCCTGACCGTCCCACCTCGTGGCATGATCCTCAGTCCCACCCCTACTTCCTCCGCCACAAACCTCGCATTCATATGCTGCTCCGCCATAAACGGCATGGACAAAATCGGCACTCCGGCGGAGATGCTCTCCATCACCGAATTCCATCCGCAGTGACTCAGAAACCCTTTTACGCCctcatgttgaaggattttcAATTGATCCACCCATTCTTTTGCCACCAATCCCCTACCCTTCACCCTTGATTCAAACTCTGGCAAAAAGTTCAAATCTTTGGACTTCAAAGCCCACAAGAAACTCACCTCCGATTTCTCCAAACCTTGTGCGATTTCAAGAAACTGTTCGGGTGATATTTCGGCTTGTGTTCCGAACGAAACATATAAAACTGGTTCTCTTTTCTCCAATTTTTCATCCAGCCACTGCGGGTAACCTGCGCTTTCCGATTTACTAATCTCCGCCGCCAAGCAGAGCGGCCCGATGTTCCAAGCTTTCGGCCCGAGGTTCTTGTTCCAGTAATCCGCATAACGTGATTCCAGCTCGTAAAAGCTGTTCACGAGCAAGCCATCACTCATCGACAGAGCGATTAGATTCCCCATCATGAAATCTACAAAAGGCCCCGATGGATTAAAATCACCAAACGGTGGGTCGAAATCATTCCTCGTCAGCTTCACCTCCGGAAAATCAGTCATCGGAAAGTGTTCATCAACCGAATCCACACCCGCGTGTGGGCTGAACCTCCCCAAGATTTGGTACATGGTGGCCGAAAAATTTCCCATTCCAAAGAAACTCAGCCTCGGCACCCCGATTTTCTGCGCAGATTTCAGAGTCCACCATAGAAAAGAATCAGAAACGACGCATGAAACAGGAGGCTGGAGGGTTTCAAGTGCTTTCTCGAAGCTCTCCCGCATCTGTTCTGTTGCTCTCGCGAAAGGGAGAAAGGAGGACCCGAATGACAATTTATCAGTGTTTTCTACACCTGGTGGAACACCGTCTATGTTCTGTGGGAAAGGGAGTTCGATTATGGAAACGTCGATGTCTTGGAGGGATGCGCGGATGCTCTGGGAGTTCCCGGCGGTGGTGAAGAGCGTGACGACGACGGAGCGCCGCCGTAGGAGGCGGGAGAGGTACAGGAGAGGGATGGTGTGGCCTTGGGACAAGAAAGGGAAGATGGCAAAGTGCGAGCAGGAAAGCGAACCCATTGATTTTTCTTGCCTTTTCTACTGAAACAGAGCCCATCTTATAGGGATTATTACTTATTTATTATTGCTTAAATATGGCGGCTTATTAGGTATATACGAGTTAGTTTATGCTATATCGGGAGtattttttttctatatttCAATATCATTAGATCATATAGGActcatatttttttgaaaattaatatatatattgatgatCCAATGATTAATATTTGACCACATTATCAGAGAAAAGTACATAGAATAATCTCGTACATGCTACATATATCTTGGTCAACTATAACTTTTTGAAAAGAATTTTGAACTTTTCCAACAGAAGTCTCACAATTTATatctatttttataataaaaaaataataatcttcaCGTGTTGAATCGAAGAATTTCTTGCAAAAAAAATccgaaataaaattttaaattacatAGGTTGCAAATATTTACTTGAtaatttctattttttattaaaaaaaattaatcatcaTCTTCTCAAATTAATTAGTAGCAGTAGAGCTAGCATGGATAAATTAAAATGATCCCAGTATCATTTATGCTCCTGCTTCCGACCTGCAAGAGTTGACTATTTCAATCTCGTAACTAGCTATCATTAATGCCATTGTTTGTGTGTATTTATagatatgtatatgtatatagacacacgttaattaattatttaattatagtCTATACATAAAGTTGGTCTATTGCGAGATATTTTTA comes from Henckelia pumila isolate YLH828 chromosome 4, ASM3356847v2, whole genome shotgun sequence and encodes:
- the LOC140866156 gene encoding UDP-glycosyltransferase 90A1-like, encoding MGSLSCSHFAIFPFLSQGHTIPLLYLSRLLRRRSVVVTLFTTAGNSQSIRASLQDIDVSIIELPFPQNIDGVPPGVENTDKLSFGSSFLPFARATEQMRESFEKALETLQPPVSCVVSDSFLWWTLKSAQKIGVPRLSFFGMGNFSATMYQILGRFSPHAGVDSVDEHFPMTDFPEVKLTRNDFDPPFGDFNPSGPFVDFMMGNLIALSMSDGLLVNSFYELESRYADYWNKNLGPKAWNIGPLCLAAEISKSESAGYPQWLDEKLEKREPVLYVSFGTQAEISPEQFLEIAQGLEKSEVSFLWALKSKDLNFLPEFESRVKGRGLVAKEWVDQLKILQHEGVKGFLSHCGWNSVMESISAGVPILSMPFMAEQHMNARFVAEEVGVGLRIMPRGGTVRGHVAAEEVEMKVRELMGGGKVAEEVRKRVAEWGGAAHVSMKEGGSSWRTLDLLIDGVTGKSG